The segment TGTGGCCTTTAAAGTGTAATCATATTTCTCTATCGATACAGATCCTGCAGACCCCTGGTCAGTAGCTCAGAGGATTAGAGCATGTGTCTATGAACTGTGACGATTGATCACAACTGGTCACTATGGTTTATAGTGACCACAACTGGTCGCTATCCAAGTCTCCCTAACATCTTCAAATGCCTGTTAAAGATTATTGCAGTGGCAACATTCATGCCTGGCATTTCAAGACAGCAATGTACTGTCTTAACAATGTTTCATGATCAGTAATATTTCCTATAATGTTGACTGCTGTATTTATCTCCATATTAATTGTTCACAGTACTTTATAAGGTTGCTACTGAACACCGTACTGATCAAGAATTTGTGGGTCCAATAGGGACAGAATGCTACTGATTAGTAACCATAAGAGAATTactaatcacaaaaggagtcaTGTCAAAAGACAATATTGAGGACAACAATACCAATGAATATGACATTATTAACAGCTTATCTGCAAATGATGATTATCCCAATATGACAATATTAACAGCTGATCTGCAATGATGATAATCCCCAAACATCTGCCATAATCATATAACTGTTTGacaaatgaaataacaacatcaatATGCATTGATAAGTAGGTTTGACAACGGTAGCACTAACATTTGTGATGCAACAATGATGACAGGCAAAGTTGCATGGACGTGGATACAGATACAAATGTGGATACGGATACAAATACGACgattttttaagacccccaatatggatacggctggataTGACATTCatataaaacacatacacatatatttaacacaattttaaAGTTATTAGAGGAgcttttcattacttcaaaagcattgcagacacataattgctacataaataattataagttgatttatcaatttccaatatgcaaaaatagtagagttgcattggaagataattAAAATAAATGGGTCGCTGAAATAGAAAAAcgtttcatttgtctttctcatttggtgtaggttttgtttatatcatttttttaaaattgcattaatgaagtttttttaaattaaatttacaaagatttatgtaaaattttaaaataattaaatcacaTTGTATTTGGTATGGTtggaaaatcaaggttttttgAGCATGTGTGGGTATAGTATCCAGGGACAGAGCAGTGTCCGGCTACTCTGATGACAAGTCAAAGGATAGCATAATCATTTGACAATTTTATCTATTAATGACTATGCTCACAAATTGTGAATAATGCCAACAGTGTTTGCTGTTGTCAAAGGCAACAGTCATAGTCACTAATGACAATCACAATAGTCATGTTCCCTAGTCATAAGGTTTTGAAATCCAATTATATCAGGTGTTTCACAACTGTAGCAATAGTTGTCGGTGTCCCTTGGCAACATATATAACTGCTATTTAATAATGGCAGCTGGAAATCTTAACAGCTATGTTCACTGTTAGAGGTGTATAACCTGTCTATAAAAGTTCTAGAGTAGAATGACCAAAAACTTGCAGGTTTGATGCTTATATAAAAAGAAAAGCTAATCTACTTTGATAATGCCAGCAAGACATCCCCAATAATTTATATTGGTGAAAATTTTGGTCAAAGATATTTTGAAAAGGTTGTGTATATGTTCAAGAAAATGTTGGGATCTCTGTCGGAAAAGATATACCAGGATTCAGAATATATTGTCATTTCAAAGATATCTATTTCTATGTTTGAAATCCTTGCGAATAGACAACACTTCTTTAAAACACCCCAAAGCTTCCAGTTCAGGCAATTAAATATTCTCAAACCAAGAATAACAATAGTTGATTTTGCCTCAACTAAGAACTTCTGACATCCCATAATCTTTTCCAAAGAAAGACCAACCTACCACTGCTTCCCATTCCATAGCATCGTTGGTTTCAGATTTTAGAACCAAGAAAATAAGAACCACCATTAAAAAAGATCTATGCATTGTCTCTAAGCACAACGACAGCCCCAGCCAAGTCTGGATTTTTCCTATGGGATTTAAAGTTAAAAAGATTAACATATAAAAAGTTCAATGCTTCTTCAAGTTTCTAGGAGGGGGACAGGTTTTGAGGGATGGCGGGTGGATGGCTATATATATATACTGTGTCACAGAGTTCACCAAATTTCAGCCATGGagttcaaatttctgcaaacttcaAAACGGGATTAAAAATTTGTTGAAATTCACCTCAGATTTGTATGGATATAAGGCATGTTTTTTTCTTTCCATGGAAGTGGAAGCTCTGCCTTGTCCAATCGCATGGCCAGAATGGGTCGAGCAAAACTCCTGTGCTCGTGTCCTTTAACCCTTGATCTCGTGCTGCTTTTGACACAAATCTATAATTGCTTGTCAACAATGAATGGGTCCTCACAGTCAGAATGAATGGACCCGTCAAAATGCAACAAACGGATCTGAATGTCGAACAAGGGTTGGGGTTGGAAAGTGATTGGAGGGGGAATAGGAAGCCCATTTGAAGAAAGCGGGGTTTTGCACGAACTAGTCTTTTAtcttttaagttttgtttttatttttaactttttgttttcatttttagatgtttgttttttcaaataaaatttgtTTTCTTTATATTTTATTTGCATTTTATGATTAAaccacttttatttttattttagtttttagtaatatatttaaatttaatattttaaaacatttaaattagATTTTATTCATAATATATTGTATTTATAATTTATCTATTAATAATACTTAAAACTAGCATACCTATttttagaggaatataggtaaaaTACGCAcgagatatcatatttgttcattattccatttaaaaaattattatatttgtttCCCTTTGAGGGGTGTTTCTAAAAGATATTCCCAGAAAACACAGGACAAAGTGAATATGATGGTTTTTTCCTTTCCCAAAATCTGTCCCTGGTCAGAAATGACAAAAAACCCATGGGAACATGTCCTCTGGAAACAgtgaattaatttaaaaatttataatctAATCTAAGTAGTTTTCTTTTTTGATAATTTATGAAAACCTCCAACGACAAACAGAGACCAGCAGAACAACAGAAAAACAATATACCTAGAATACAAAAACTATATACCTGGAATGGAGATGAGGCCTAGGAAAACAGACCTGTTAGCCAGACACCACCGACAGTGAAAGAAACATAAGCACAACAAAATACATAGACAATAACCCCAAAAACCTTAAGACCGTGTAGTTACTCCCATAGTTCCACAAAGTTTTTGACGAGAGGACAGGGGGATGCTGGGATGGGTTTCAGGGACTTGGGATCGAGGGCTTAAATTTGGGGATGATGGCAGAGCAGTGGTTGGGGGGCGATGCTTGTATAAAAATAGAagtgaattgaaatcttcaaggcaaaatctgcaatataacatctTTGTGAGTGCCCCATGAAAGGCCAACTAGTTTTCACGAACTTAAAGGTTGCAATCAGTATGGGTCTAAGTCACTGCATTCGGCAAATTTCTGCCTTCAGGTTTGAAAGTTGCCGAATCTCGAAACCCATGTTTGAAATTCGCAAAAATCCAGATGAAAGTTGACGGAAAAAGTCACTAAACTCCAATAAACTCTACGGAATCTCAGTTTGGCATCCGCCATTGCATCTCCAAAACCGTGCTCGCCATCGCGGAAGTCATTGCCGCCGCCAGTGGAAGCCATTGCTGAAGCTACTAGCTCAGGTCTGTGCAGTGTTCcatggggacgcgtcccccccattTTTTtggcgcgtccccccgtcagaaacGTCTCAGGGACAAGGGGACGGGGACGTGACGTTCCCCGCCGTCCTACCACCGCCACCCAAGCGTTGCCAGGACGCGGAGACGTCCCCGcatctcccagggagacgtggagacgtctccttgggagacgtttgggcgtctccccgacagacatggagacgcctccacgtctccttgggagcaaggagacgtttgggcgtctccctgTCCTTCGAGAGACGTGTAGACGTCTTtccaaggacggggagacgcccagacgtctcctgtcgcccctcgtatatgcaatgtttaaaattaaaatttaaaaaaaaagtgactttttaagttttttgagggttaaggggtaactctaattggacgtgggccgatagaaaaataacacccgatgcctttagataacaataaaagtatttttggcctcgcggggcgctgcccctcgaccccgccctgtataacgcgcaaggggcgctgccccttgacctagcaaggggcaatgccccttgaccccaacttgggggcgctgcccccaaacccccgttgaaaaatatagggggaaaccgcgccgatagaagtagggaaaatcttacctccgagtctgattaggctccatataacaacacaacttagaaatcttggtatttagatttagtatttcaaatttcctatagtctcatttgaaatgtaattcttactctgtaatactgtcatacatcttttcaaaactagtttttcaagtactatatgtatatgtataactatatcagcaccaccagcACGCCACCCCCCAGccacccccccgccgccgtccccccaccgtccccaaacttaggcccttggtccccccgtcccagaAACGCGTCCCCCCCATCCccccgtccccccgccgtccccaaacttaggcccttggtccctccgtcccggaaacgcgtcccccccgtccccctgtccccaacgcccgtggaacactggttaAGAACCCTAAAGTTATTCCTGGATACTGCATCTTGTAATGTACAAACTTTAAATAGCTGGCAACTGGAATAAAGAAGGAATTGAAAGAGATTCCTCGGGGAGGAGGAGCCTGTGCAGCCAATCTTTAATTACAACATCTTAAACTTTAGAGTAAGATGAGCAACAATTTCTTCCTGAATTGGTGCCTAGCTTCGCACTGCCCACACCTCCTTTCCAGTCAAAAGGTACTTATGATCTACTATCAGATAGAAGCCCACGAAGGGGAGGGTCACAAGTAGCCAAGCTCATCTGGAGAACAAAACAAGCCACACCATATTGCAAATGAGACCAAAGCAAGACCGTGCCTGTTGATAAAGCCTCTCACACAAGCTACCACACCCTACCTTGAAAGAATGGGATTCAGCTACTGGTCATCCCAGCATGGCAATTGATTGCcatatatacacatacatcatGTCATTAAAAGGTCATATCTGATTGCAAAAGAAATCTTTTCCAAAGATTTCTCAATGTACAGTCTCATGCAACCACACAACTGATTTAGAAGCACCTATGGTGGCTTTTCTTTTTGAATAATTCCTTACAAAATTTATCATGCAACTATATTGTCTGAAAGGAGACTTATGATGGGATCTATGTCTATACCATGATTGGCTATGAGATCTGCTGTCTGGTTTGACTCCTGAGAACAGTAGGAAAAGAAGATGCTATTAGGAGATATTTCATCCCAGCGTGGCAATGCTTGATTGCcatatatacacatacatcatGTCATGAAAAGGTCATATTTGATTGCAAAGGAAATCTTTTCCAAAGATTTCTCAATGTACAGTCTCATTTAACCACACAACTGATTTAGAAGCACCTATGGTGACGTTTCTTTTTGAATAATTCCTTACAAAATTTCTCATGCAACTATATTGTCTGAAAGGAGACTCATCATGGGATCTATGTCTATACCATGATTGACTATGAGATCTGCTGCCTGGTTTGACTCCTGAGAACAGTaggaaaataatatattattaggaGATATTCTTAAAACTTTGGCATATCAAGCGTGCTTCCACCAGGAGAGTGTCCTTCCATCTTGTCAACAGGGTGATATTCAAACCTTCAACAGTCACCATCCATTCAGTCCCTTAATTAGATTTTGATTCAAGGAAAAATGAATAACCTGTGACAAAATTCTATTGCTCATCTCTGATGATCACCTGACACCTGACATTCCTGGGTTGCCTCGAGAAGCATCATATAAGTTTGGTTTAAGAAAGCTAGGGGTGGAGGTTCCCATTTGTCATTCTTATGACCATTATGTTCGTCTCTTATCCTGTTAATAgggtaaattgttaaattttaaatatgtacataattttaaattaataaattatttttaaattttaaatattaaaagttaTTTATAATTTAAAAGTTAAAACCTTATACCACTTATAGAGGTTTGCATATTATTTGTGATGGATTTGGAACTCAATTCATTTAGTTGAAATATATTTCTGCCACGAGATCACAGCCCTTGAACCATTCTTCTCTGTTTTTGGTTGTAGGTGATTTACTATGAGCTTTTTGTTTGGAACTCTCTTGGAAGTAAATTTATAACTTTGTGACTTATTGAAATAACTATATTTTTTTTCTCTTAATCAAATCTGTATAGCCTGTATTTTCCTGATTTTGGTTGTTCTGCTCCAGCTCGGCTACCAATAGGCTGATTACGTCAAAAGACCATGCATCTGTCCAAATCAATATAGGACACGTTGATGAGAATGGTATATGCACAGGCCAGTTTACCACATTTGCTCTTTGTGGGGTTGTTAGAGCTCAGGTATGTATCAGATTCTGGGACATGCTTGTGGTTATAGGTTGGTTCATTTAACATGTTAGTTATTTATTCCTTGCATGGTATCTTTATGATCCTTAATGCTCTATTGCCGATAGACTGTTGGTATCTGTTGATAATACCAAATGCCTACAATTTTTAGctcattttttgtttgtttgactaGTTTCATTTCACCAAGCAACCAATGCACATGATCTAGTCATTTTCTGTGATAACTAGTTTTGTCTTATCTATCTATCAATACACTCACTAGCTTATATAGCAAGGTTCAGTGCATGTGATTAAACTACAAACAGatatttgtttatgtgaatttgaaAAGGGTCCTTTATGGCTATGTGTTACAATTTGAGTTATTAATATTTGAAGCTCTAGGGGATGGATAAATAGAGCTCAAATTTGCTTTCAACTTTTAAGGTCTGTTAATTATTCCAGAGTTGTGGATCAGCTGTGCATTAAAGAGCATTCTCAGAATCCTTTTTGACCTTCAACAATTTTGATTGAAGCAAAGCTTGTATTAATAGGCAACAGAAAATCTTCTGAATGTGCACATATTATTGAATCTGTGAAGATCATCTTTTACCAATAGGTACAACTGCACTTCCAATGGTTTTCCATATTATTGTCGTGAAATGTGACACTTTACAATGTTTACATGACACTCTTAAAGACTCACTTGTACATTGGCTTGCTTTTGTACTTGACATCTTACATACATTTACAGTTAGTTTATAAAAGATTGACATTCATCATCATCTCAACATCCATCCACAATGAATGGTTCAGAAGTGTTTTTTGATGTCACAGTTTGATCCCTTAGTTCTTTCCCTTTCGAGGTTTACATTCGTACGGTTCTCACATAATCTTTCTTTAGCCTCTGTTGTTTTACCTCAGTGTACAGCCCTTATTTATTAGCCTATATGCTGCCTTACCTTCTTTCATCTAAAACTATTTAAATGTTAATTGAAGCTCATCTCTTTTTACAAGCATTGACATCATGCCCTTGTTACTTTTTACATGCCTGTATTAACTATAGCTATGGGCCTATTTCGAGAGCATCTTATTGACACAATTTAAATCATAAGTTCATACTAAAGCTTAAAACTTCTCTTGGCCTGTGACCAGAAATAACACTTGATCTTTGTGTGCACCATTTATAAAAAGTTATTGTGCCCGTAGTATCTTATTCTTCAATTTTCTAGTGATCAATATTATAAACAAGATATTCTCTCTTGAAAAGACAAATGATCATTATTCTTTGATCTTGAGCTAGAAACGCATGCGTCATGTTTCTTACATTTATCCAGGTTACAATCATGGCCATTGGGAAACTTCCCAAACTGTCACCACAGTTCTAGCAACAGTTGCATTAGCACGTAACCCTATCGACCTGGGGAAAATTCTGCATTGCAGAGAGAATGTTGTGTCCTTAAATCTATCTGGAGAGAGAATCTCTTCCTTCTGTGAACAGTTAAGGTCTAATGCTCTCAAGTCTGTATACCTAGGAAATGTTTTCTGTATCTTAATTGGTGTTTGATTTGAAGCTATGTGACATGTATATATCACCTGATCGTGCAAATTATACGTTAAGATATGAGGGATCTCCTTGTGAATCCTATAAAGGATGCTAGAAATTTCCTCAATACTCACAAAACTTGCAATATGATCAGTCTGCCTGAAATCAGTGGCTTTCTAGTACATAATGTTATGGAACCTAAATCATTGTAGCTGTAGTGATGCATCCAAACCTGGAAAGTAGAAAGTTCTAAAAGAATATAAATTCAAATTAACTCAGTTCTTTCAAATTTATAAAAAGTTAACTATTGTTCAACCGTAATTTTGCCTTGGTTAATTTATAGACTTCAATGAATATTCCAATGCTTTTTCAGAATACCATCCCACTCTCTCTTTTTTGCATGCAGAATATGTTCAGGATGTTGCTTCTCATCCTGTGTTTGAGCTACATGGGGACCAATTTTCTATTGGTCCCCTGATGCCTGATATGTGGGAGATGCAAAAAATGTGCCTTCATCACGTTGAATGTAAACCTGGTGTGTGATGGCTTTTGTCATCGTCCATGGAATTACTATAAATAAACCTGTCAGAAGCTTAGCTGCTGGTTTTGTATAGAGGGTTTTTTTTGCAGAATACCTTTTTGATATGCAGCTGCATCTAGAGTACTTGCAATTCTTCCAACTCTTTAAAATATTTGTCTAATATCTGGTTTTGGATAAGAGAAATCTTTTGCAAATAACACCTCTTTGATTTGCAATTGCTTCCAGTCTTTTGCATTTCTATTCAATTCTTTTGGACAAAACTGTTTGTAGCTGGTTTTGGATAGAGAgatattttttataaaacaaaATTGTTAGCAGCTAGTTTTGGATAGAAATATTTTTTCAGATAACACCTCTTTGCTCTGCAGTTGTGTGCTTCATTATCTGTCTATATCGAAATAATTTAAGTACAAGCAAATTCCATTTTCAAACAATATACTTTTATGACAGTCTTCCCTCGCTAGGTTCTATATTGACTTCTTCAACTGTTTAACCTTAACTGTTGAATATCAAAGTTGAAATGTAACACAAGACAGAATTAGAAAAATCATCTAGAGTATACCGGTGCTTTGATGCCATGCAGATTTTTAATTCATGCCAAGTAGTAGTCAGAAGACCAAAATTGAGAATAAAGTCATAGCTCCACAGTAAACGTCCTCCTATTAGAGATTGCCTATTTGATTGATGCCTCAGTCCTATTGGCTGTTTGATGCCTTCCATGGTGTCAACATAATATGTAGAAATggcattttttttattgttttagccTTGGGCTTTCAACAGTCcaaattatttatttttggttgttttttgcaGGGAGAGGCTGATAGTTCTGTGGATAGACTCTGGCATAAGAAGAAAGCAGAATTAGCACAATGACTGGCTTATAAGAGATTTTAAGAAAATGTTTACCAGAATTTCAATTTACTTGCCTTGAAATTTTTCTTTGGGTGTACCATTTTTTTTTGGGTCTTAAGGATGCTGGAAAATGGATTTTAAGAAAACGTTTACCAGAATTTCAAATTATTTGTCAAATTTTTTTTCTTCAGGTGTAGTGTTTTTTTTTCATCCTCAATGTTAGAGCTGGAAAATGAATTTCTGTTTGATAATGATTTTTATGGTTTCTGGTAATTAGAAGCTTGAATTTCTAGTTCTCACCTGTTCAAACTACTCATTTGATCCTATTATGTGCCTTGCTTATGATGAGACTTTCTTCAACTAA is part of the Cryptomeria japonica chromosome 10, Sugi_1.0, whole genome shotgun sequence genome and harbors:
- the LOC131037686 gene encoding small ribosomal subunit protein eS21y, producing the protein MQNEEGQNVDLYIPRKCSATNRLITSKDHASVQINIGHVDENGICTGQFTTFALCGVVRAQGEADSSVDRLWHKKKAELAQ